GCAGCACCATGCCGCCCAAGGTCGTGCCGGCCTTCTCGTGGGGCGAGGGGGATGCGTTAGGCAATTACCGCCTCGACAAGTTCCTCGAGACGGCCGAGCGCGCCATGGGGCGGCGCGGCATGTCGTTGGGCGAGCGCGGACGCCGCCTGTTCGGCGACGCGTACGCGGTCGCGTCCGGCGTCGCCGTATGAGAGCGTGGGCGCTGGGCACCGGCAGCTCGGGCAACGCGCTCGTCCTCGAGGCGGGCGACGGCCGCGTGCTCATCGACGCCGGCTTCCCGCCGCGCGAAATGGCACGCCGGCTTCGCGCGCTCGACATCGCGCCGGAATCGATCGAAGCGCTCATCCTCACGCACGAACACCACGATCACGCGCGCGCCGCGGCCTCATGCGCGACGAAATGGCGCTGGCACACGTACGCGAGCGCGGGGACGTGGCGGTCGCTGCATCGCCCGCGAACCGGCACGTCGTTCGTCAGCGGCGCGACGCTCGATCTCCGCACGATGTCCGTGCGCACGATGCGCATCGCGCACGATGCCGCCGAGCCCATCGCACTCGTTGCGACGGCGCGCGAATCCGGCGAGCGCCTGGGCGTCGCGTACGATGTCGGACACGCGACGCGCTCGCTCGTCGACGCACTCTCCGGACTCGATACGCTCATTCTCGAGTCCAACCACGATGAAGGATGGCTTCGGGCGGGACCGTACCCGCCGAGCGTGTGCGAGCGAATCGCGGGTCCGTTCGGCCACCTGAGCAACCGCGCCGCCGGCGCCGTGGCCGCCGCGTGCGCGCATCGCGGCCTCACGACCGTGGTGCTGGCGCACTTGAGCCGGCGATGCAACAGCCCGGAGTTGGCGCACGCGTCGATGCGCGCCGCGTTGGGCAGGACCGCGTTTCGAGGGCGACTCTACGTGTCGGAACAGGACCGCCCGATCGCGATTGCGCTGACCGACGAGCGGGCACGGCAGATGTCGCTCAATTTGTGATCTGGACGCGTGCGCTGGAGCGCCGTACATTGGCGCGAACGAGAAGCCGCCGGCCCGCGGTTTGGAAGAGAGACGTCGCGCGCAAGGAGAAGTCGACCGCGTACGCTCGTACCACCGGGACCGGCGGCTTATCGCATCTGCACGAGACGCGATCGCTGCTGCAGCACTCTGGATTAGTACGATCGGCGCAGAAAAGCGTTGCATCTCGGTCGCCGCGTCCGCCGCGTCAGGGCGGGCGCACCCCGTCGAACAGCAGCGCATAGGAACGCACGCGATCGAGATAATCGGCCGCCTCGATGCCCGCTGGGCCCAGGTCGGCGAGATGCGCTGTCCACTGCGCGCCGTATCGGGCGACGAGATCGTGCACGACGAGGTAGCCGCGGTTGTAGCTCACGATCACGAGGTTGGCGAGCTGATCGTCGTCCAGCGGATGGCCTGCGGCAATGGCGCGGCGGGCAAAGCTCCCGTAGCCGCCGGGCCAGGTGTTGGTGGTCCATTTGTCGACGAGCATGCGCAGCCAGAACACGGCGGCGCGCGCGCCTAACGCAGGATCGAACAGGTATTCGCTGCGCGAGGTGAGCACGCCGGCGGCGAGGAGCGAATCGATCGTGGCCGCCGACGCCGGCGCGTCGTGCACGAGCGGCGACCGCGGCCAGCGATGGATCTCGCGGCGCATCCAGGCGAAGCGGTCGGACGTCGCCATGGCGCGCAGGTCGGTGTCCGCCGCGGCAGTGAGCTGCGCGATGCCCAACGCAGCGGCGGCGCTCACGGCCAGCGAATCGCCGCCGCTCTCCTTGGCCAGGAGCGCGGCGGCGACCCCGGGATCAATGCCTAACCGAGTGTCGTGCGACCATCGCACGAGGCCGGGCGCGATGCGGCGCCACACCGCCTCGTAGCGGACCGTGTCGGCCACGCGCGGGCTGCCGTTGGCGTTCCGGAGCGCCGATGGCGCGACGTCGTGGAGTGTGACGCCGGCGCGTACGCGCACGTGGACCTGCGCGGCGCACGCAGGCGATGCCAGGCACATCGCGGCCAGCGCGACGGCGGCCGCCCATTCGACCACGCGCCGGCGGCGGTCACGGGAAGTCACTCTGCGCCGCATCCGGCGACGATGCGTCCCACACGACGGGGCCGATCGACGGCGGCAGGCTGCCCGAGAACGGCGCCGGCGTCGCGGATACGTGCGCCAACAGATCCGTCAACCGCCAGCGCGACGTGCTCAGCGTCCAGATCCACGTTTTCTGGGGCGACAGCACGGCGCCGCTCAACCACAGGCGGACGGCATCGTTGTCGGCGTCGTAGTAAAACGTCGACCGATAGACGGCGTTGGCGTACGCCTGCACGTCGGTGCGTGCGACGAGCGGCGTGCGAAAGGTCTCCCATGTCACTCCGTCGACACTGCGGGAAAAAAACAGATCGTCGGCCGCACAGCCGGCGCCGTCGGGATAGGCGGCGAAGAGCGCCCAGTATTCGTGCTTGCTGGGAATGTACTGCACGTCGAGATGCCACGGCACGAAGCCGGGCTGGATGAGATCGACGGCCGATGGCTGCGACCAGTGCAGGCCATCGGCCGACGTGCGCCGCTCGACGACGGTCGACTGCGCCTGACAGCCGCCCTTCACCGCATTCACGGACCACATGACCCAGACGCCGCTCGGCAGGCGCACGACCGCGGGCGACACGATGGCGATGCCCGTCGCGTGCACCACCGACACCGGCGCCGACCAGTGTTCGCCGTCCGCGCTCGCCCGCATGCGGATGTCGTCGGCGTTGTTCTGCGTTAGGCGGTAGTACATCCGCAGTTCGTTGGACACCGGATCGAACACGAGGTCGGGATCCGAGTTGTGCGCCGGCGATGGCGGCGCGGGCACCAACGGATTCGTGACGCGCGGCGGCACGATCCAGCGGCGCGCGTCGTCAGTGAAGATCGACGGGTTTTCCAGGTTGGCGTTCCCGTTCGGGTACGGCGTGGCCGTCAGCCAGAACTCGTGGCCCGCGAAGCCGCCCGGAAAGACCGCGATGTCGGGGTGCACGAGCTGGCCCGAACCATCGTAGGTGGGCAGCGGGACGTTGCAGACGGTCTGGAGCCCGTCGCACACCGGCACGGGCGGCGCCGGGATTTCGTTAGGCGGAGGCGGCGGCGGGGGTGGCGGCGGATGCGGCGACGCGGCATCGCTGCACCCCGCGCCCGCCAACAGGGCAAGGACGCCGACGACGGCGAACGACGCACGGCGGGCAGCGGCGCCCGCGCGAAGACGACCAGCATGATCGCTCATGATTCCCGGCGGTGGGATCTCTCGCAAAATCGCCGTGCGTGCGTGACAGTTCCGCTGCGTGCGGCCGTCGCGGCGAGTTGACACGAATCTGACACATGACGCGCAGGTGACTGTGCGCGCCACACTCGCGTTCAGAACGGTATACCCGCACGGAACCGATTTTCGTCACATCGGGTATTTGCGTTAGTCAACTGTCGTCGCGAGCCGACGACCACGCACATTCAGGCGGACAATCTATGACTCGCACGTATGGCGCTGCGGTGCTTGCGGCAGGACTCCTGGCCTCGTCGGCCTGCTTCCCCGGCAATTCTGCGTATCTCGCCCAGGCGCCGGGTCCCTCGGCGCAGGCAGACACGAACGCACCGGTCAACCAACAGCAGTTGCCGGGTGTGGTCGAGTATGACACCGAGGCTTTGCCCAACCAAATCGCGAAGCGACGCGCCGATGCCTACAAGAAGATGACGCAGGCGTGCCACGGTCCGTACAAGATCGAGAACGAAGGGCCGGTGCTGCTCGACGGTGGGCGCGATGCCTCACCGACGTGGGTGATTCACTTCGCCTGCGCCGCCCCGGACTCGACCGCGTCATCGCAGCACTGAGGAAGCGGCGCGAAAGGTGACCGGAGCGAAAAACGGGGACCCGCGTCGCGCGGATCCCCGTTTCCGTTAGACCGAGAGCCTGGGCTCAGTACATGCCGCCCATGCCGCCGCCCGGCGCTGCCGGCGCGGCCGATTTCTCTTCCTTCTTCTCGACGACGATCGCTTCCGTCGTGAGCAGGAGTCCCGCGATCGACGCCGCGTTCTGCAGCGCCGTGCGCGTCACCTTGGTCGGATCGATGACGCCCGCGTTCATCAGATCCTCGTACGTGTCAGTGAGCGCGTTGTAGCCGAACTTGTCGTCCTTCGACGCGCGCACCTTCTCGAGCACGATGGAGCCTTCGCCACCCGCGTTGTGCACGATCATGCGGAGCGGCTCCTCCACGGCGCGACGGATGATGTCGACGCCGATCTGCTCATCGCTGTCGAGCTTGATGCCCTTGAGCGAACGCTGCGCACGAATGAGCGCGACGCCGCCGCCCGGCACGATGCCTTCCTCGACGGCCGCGCGCGTGGCGTGCAGCGCGTCCTCGACGCGGGCCTTCTTCTCCTTCATCTCGGACTCGGTCGCGGCGCCGACGTTGATCACCGCAACGCCGCCCGCCAGCTTGGCCAGGCGCTCCTGCAGCTTCTCCTTGTCGTAGTCCGACGTCGACTTGTCGATCGCGACGCGGATCTCGTTGATCCGGCCCTCGATCTTCTTCTCGTCGCCCGCGCCGTCGATGAGCGTGGTGTTGTCCTTGTCGATCACGATGCGCTTCGCATGACCGAGGTCGGAGAGCACCGCGTTCTCGAGCTTGAACCCGACTTCCTCGCTCACGACCTGTCCGTTCGTCAATACCGCGATGTCCTGCAGCATCGCCTTGCGGCGGTCGCCGAAGCCGGGCGCCTTGACGCCGGCCACCTTGAGCGTGCCGCGGAGCTTGTTGACGACCAGCGTCGCCAACGCCTCGCCCTCGACATCCTCGGCGATGATGAGCAAGGGCTTGCCCATCTGCGCGACCTTCTCGAGGACCGGGAGCAGGTCCTTCATCGAGGAGATTTTCTTGTCGTGGATGAGGATGTAGGCATCCTCGAGCACCGCTTCCATCTTCTCCGGATCGGTGACGAAGTACGGCGAGAGATAGCCGCGGTCGAACTGCATGCCGTCGACCGTCTCGAGCGTCGTCTCCAGGCCGCGAGCTTCCTCGACCGTGATGACGCCGTCCTTGCCGACCTTCTCCATTGCCTCGGCGATCAGGTCGCCGATTTCCTTGTCGTTGTTCGCCGAGATCGTGCCGACCTGGGCGATTTCTTTCTTGCCGCTCGTGGGAACGGAAATCTTCTTGAGCTCTTCCACGATTGCGGACACGGCGCGGTCGATGCCGCGCTTGATGGCCATCGGGTTGGCGCCGGCCGTGACGTTCTTGAGGCCTTCGCGGAAGACCGCCTGCGCGAGCACGGTGGCGGTGGTGGTGCCATCGCCGGCGAGGTCGGACGTCTTGGTGGCGACTTCCTTGACCATCTGCGCGCCCATGTTCTCGAGCGGATCGGCGAGCTCGACTTCCTTGGCGACCGTGACGCCGTCCTTGGTCACGGTGGGGGCGCCGAATTTCTTGTCGATGACGACGTTTCGTCCCTTGGGGCCGAGCGTGACTTTCACGGCTTCGGCCAACTGATCGACGCCGCGCTTGAGCGCCGCGCGCGCCTCAGTATCGAAATGCAGTTCTTTGGCAGCCATAGTTCCAGTGGGTGAAAGAATCCTGTGTGTGAGTGGTTACCGGCGCTATCGTTAGGCGCGCCGAGTGACCGTTAGGCGATCACCGCGAGGACGTCCGATTCGCGGAGAATCAGGTACTGCTCGCCATCGATGGTGACCTCGGTGCCGCTGTACTTTCCGTACAGGACTTTGTCACCGACTTTGACATCCATCGGGACGCGCTTGTCCTTTTCGAAGCGGCCCGGTCCGACGGCGACGATCTCGCCCTGCTGGGGCTTTTCCTTCGCCGTGTCGGGGATGTAGAGACCGCCGCGCATCTGCTCCGATTCCTCGAGAGCCTTGATGACGACGCGATCGGCCAGCGGATTGACCTTCACCGCGGTGGCACTCTTGGTGGCCATAGGTCGCCTCCCTCCTCCAGTATGGGTTGCACGAAATGCTCGATTGAGCGGTGTTAGCACTCTTGCACTGCGAGTGCCAGACAAAGGGAAGATAGCGGCTCTTGCTCCAGTGTCAATCCGGCCAATTGCAGCCGTCGTGCCCGCTAAGTTGGCCAAAATGAATGACTTATGTCTGTCATTCCGGCGGACAACACGGGCTCGTCACGGTTTCCCGGCCAGTCTGACGGTGCGCGAGCCGGGCTCGTCGCGCCGTGCGCGGGGCGGTCGAAGCGTTAGTCGGCGCTGCCGACGGTGAGCAGCTCGTGCGCGAGGCGCAGTCCTTCGAGCGTGAGGTACGGTTCGACGAGGTCGACCTCCGTACACAACGGCGCGACCAATTCGGCCAGGCCGCCGGTGGCAATCACCATCGGCTCTCGCGGCGATGGCCACTCGGCTTTGATGCGGCGCACGATGCCGTCGATCGCATCGACGGAGCCGAACATCACGCCGGCGCGAATGCAATCTTCGGTGCGTTTGCCGATCGCGCGCGCCGGCGCGGCGAGCTCGGTGGCGGGGAGCTTCGACGTGCGGCGCACCAGCGTGTCCAACGACGTGCGCACGCCGGGCGCGATGACGCCGCCCAGGAACACCCCGTCGGCTGTGATGCAGTCGTAGGTCGTGGCGGTGCCCAGATCGACGACGATGGTGTCGGTGTGGTGGATGCGGCTCGCGGCGAGCGTGTTGATGATGCGGTCGGCGCCGACGGTGAGCGGCTCGTCGACATCCAGCGCGATGGGCAGGGCCGAGCGGCCATCGATGACGACCGCCGTTACGCCCAACCAGGTTAGGCACGCCTCGGCGAGCGGACCGGTGACGGGCGGCACGACGGATCCGATCGCCGCGCCCGTGACCGCGGAGGCCGCGACGTCCCGCGACCGCAGCAGGCCCGACAGCTCGAGCCCGATCTCGTCCGGCGTGCGCGATGCGTCGGTCATCACGCGCCAGTGCGCGACGAGCGTGCGGCCGTCGAACAGGCCGATGGTCGTCTCGGTGTTGCCCACGTCGAAGGCGAGTATCACGCGTCCTCCTCGAAGACGAGAGAGCCGGACCGGCACGTGACGTCGCCGACGGCGGTGGCGACGAGGAGCGAGCCGCGCGCATCGATGCCCTGCACCACTCCCGGCGCCGGCAGGCGGCAGGCGCGGCCGCGCGCCATGTCGCGTTGCGCGTATTCGCCCAACTCGGCCTCCTTGAGCGCGCCGTGCGCCGCCGCGGCGCCGCGGATGGCGGGCACCACGGCCTCGAGCACCGGCACGCGCGATGCACCCGCGCGGAGCGCGCCGGCGTGCGCCACATCGGGCGGGAGGCGCACGTTGATGCCGATGCCCACCGCCACCCATTCGATGCGCTGGTCGCGCCAGCGCGACTCGACCAGAATGCCGCACACCTTCCCCGCGGCGACGAACAGATCGTTCGGCCACTTGAGCCGCACCGGCGATTCGGCAAAGCGGTCGAGCGCCCGCGCGGCGCCGATGCCTAACCGAATCGCCAGCACGTCGGTCGCCGCGGCGTCCGTTGGCCGTTCGAGCATCGCGAGCCAGATGCCGCTGCCGGCGACCGACGTCCAGCGCCGCCCCTCGCGTCCGCGGCCCGCCGTCTGGCGCTCGGCGATCACCAGCGAGCCCGCCGGCGCGCCCGATTCGCCTAACGCATGCGCGACGTCCAACGTCGACGTCACACTGTCGTGCACCTCGACGCGCGGCAGATCGAGCAGCGCCCGCAGCTCGTCCGCTCCACAGCCGTCGAAGGTTGCTTCAGCCACGATAGTGCACGATGAGGAGTACGGCCACACCGGCCAGCACGCGATACAAGGCAAAGATGCCATAGCTCCGGCGCGTCACATAGCGGAGCAGCGCGGCGATGGCGAGCCAGCCGCTGATCGCCGACGCCAGCACCCCCGCGACGAGCGGCGCGCTCAGTCCCTGCTCGTGCAGCACGTGCGGCACTTTGAGGATCGCGGCAGCGGCAATGATCGGCATGCTCATGAGAAAGCTGAACACCGCCGCGCTCTCCCGGTCGAACCGATCGGCGAGCCCGGCGGTAATCGTGGAGCCGGAGCGCGATACGCCGGGAATGAGCGCGAAGATCTGCGCGATCCCGATGAGCAGCGCGTCGCGCCAGTTCATGTCGTGCAACGTGCGAACCTCGCGCGCGCCGCGATCGGCGAGCCAGAGCAGAACGCCGAGGATGATCATGGCCCACGCGATGAGCGCCGGCGCGCGGAACGTGGTCTCCGCGTACTTGTCGAGCGCGAGACCGGCGATGCCACCGGGAATCGTCGCGATGACGAGCAACACCACCCGCCGCTGCGACTCGGTCGCGACCGTTCGCGTGGTGACGATCTCCCATGCGGCCCGGGCGAGCCGGATCCACTCATCGCGAAAATAGCCGAGCACGGCCACGAGCGTCCCGGTGTGCAGGGCGACGTCGAACGACAGGCCCGGCTCCGGCCAGTGGAGCAACCACGGTGTGAGCGCCAGGTGGGCCGAGCTGCTGATGGGCAGAAACTCGGACAAACCCTGGATGATGCCCAGCACTATTGCCTGGAAGAGCGTCATGTCGATCGAATTGCGAGGGAGACGTCAGGGACGGATCGTTAGGAACGCGGCCATGGCGCAGATCATGGCGAGCTTGAAGACGAGCGGGCTCCCGCGGTGGCCACGAACCGCGATGCCTACGGCATAGAGCACGAGCGCGGCGGCCGGAAGCACGGCTGCCGCAAACCACGGTCGGGCGGCGACGAACGGGAGCAGGAGGAGCAGAAACGCGAGCGATGCGACCGACAGCACGGCGACGGCAACGGAGACGCCGGCGCTCACGGGCAGCGTGCGCCGAGAGCCGGCGTCGGCGGGCGCGTCCTCGAGATCCTTGGCCACCTCGCGAGCGAGGTGCAGCGGGACGGCGATGATCACGAGGCTGATGGCGCCGCGCGGCCGGCCCACGGCCCATGCGCCATAGAGAAACGGGAGCGACGCGAGCACGGCGACGACGACGTTGCCCAACAATCCGGCGCGCTTGATCCACGGGCTGTACGCGTACATGAGCGCAACGACCGCCACGCTCAGGGCGCCGAGCTCGGGCAACGCTGCCGCTTCGAGCGCGACGCCCAACACACCGGCGGTCGTCGCAATGGCGCGCGCCGCGCGCGTGGACAGGCGTCCCGAGGGCAGCGGCCGGTCCGGGTGCGCGAGGCGGTCGATCTCGATGTCGGCGATGTCGTTCCAGACATTGGCGGTCACGGTTAGGCAGGCCGCGCCGACCGCGGCGAGCGCGATGCGCTCTCCGGGGCCCCACCCCACCCACCATGCGCCGAAGGCCACGCCCGACGCCGCGAGCGCGACGTTGGGCCAACGCGCCAGCCGGAGCAGCGCGTTAGCCAATCGTGCGCGCATAAAACGCTTCGTACCGGGCGACCATGTCGTCGCGGGCGAACCGGCGGCGCGCATCTGCCGCCGCGGCCGCGCTCATCTGCTGCCAGCGCACGCGGTCGCCGAGCAGCTCGAGCGACGCAGCGGCCATGCCGTCCACGTCGCCGACGTCGCGCAGGACGCCCGTCACGCCGTCGGTCACGACCTCGGGAATGCCGCCCACCCGCGACGCGACCACCGGCACGCCGCACGACAGCGCCTCGAGCGCGCTCAATCCGAACGATTCGCTCTGGCTGGGCAGCAAAAAGAGATCGGCGCTGGCGAGCAGCGGCGCGACGACGTCGATCTTCCCCAGGAAATACGTGTCGTCCTGCACGTTGAGGTCGCGCGCTTCCTGCTCGGCGGACGTGCGCTCGGGCCCGTCGCCGACCATCACCAGCACGGCGGGCCGCTCGCGGCGGATGCGCGCAAAGATCTGCACGATGTCGCGCACCCGCTTCACGGGCCGGAAGTTGGACACGTGCATGACCACGGCGCGGTCGCCGTTGCTGCCTAACTGCTCGCGGAGCTGCGGCGAATGCGACGCGCGGTTGTACAGTACCGGGTCCACGAAATTGTGGATCACTTCCACGGCGCAGCCGGTGCAGCCGAACGCCTTGTACGTCTCGTGCTTGAGAAACTGCGACACGGCCGTCAGGCCGTCGGAGCGCTCGATCGAAAACTTGGTGATGGTCTGGAACGACGGGTCCTGCCCAACGAGCGTGATGTCGGTGCCGTGCAGCGTCGTGATGATGCGCACGTCGACGTCATCGTTCTCCAGCATTTCCTTGGCGATCCACGCGCTCGTGGCGTGCGGGATGGCGTAGTGCGCATGGAGAATGTCGAGGCGGTGCTCCTGTACCACCTGGTGCATGCGCACCGCGAGCGCGAGGTCGTAAGGCGGATACTCGAACAGCGGGTAGCGCACGACGTCGACTTCGTGGAAGAAGATGCGCGGCAGGAACGCGGGCAGGCGAAACGGCTGCTGATACGTGATGAAGTGCACTTCGTGCCCGCGCTCGGCGAGCGCGATGCCGAGATCGGTGGCCACCGCACCGGATCCGCCGTACGTCGGATAACAGGTAATGCCGATCTTCATCCCATCCCCTCACGAGCGTCGTGCCACCAGGCCAGCGCGCGGTCGAGCGCATCGGGATCACGCGGATCGATACGCGTGACGTCGTCCGGCGACAGCTGATTGCGAATCCACGTGCGTTGACGCTTGGCGTACTGGCGCGTCGCGATCAGAATCTGCTCGCGAGCGGCGGCCATGCCTAACTCTCCGCGCGCGAGCGAACGTACGGCCGCGTAACCGGTGGCGTTCCACGCCGGCGCGGCGGCCGAGACGCCTGCATCCAGCGCGCGGGCCTCGTCGGGCCACCCTCCGGCGAGCATCGCATCCAGCCGCGCTGCGAGCATCGGCCCCAACGCGGGGCCTGGATCGACTACAAGATATCGCGCGCGCAGCGGCTTCGCCCCCGGCGCGGTACGATGCCACTCCGAAAGCGGAATCCCCGTGAGCAACGCGACTTCGATGGCGCGCTCGAGCTGCGCACGGCCGAGGCCGGCACGCGCGGGGTCGAGCGCGGTGCACCATCGCTGCAATTCCTGCAGGCGAAGCGTGCGCAGATGCTTCGCGATGTCCTGGCGCCGACGGACATCGAGCTCCGGTTCCAGGAAGAGCGGCGATGTGAGCGCGCGCACATAGAAGCCCGTGCCGCCCACGACCACGGGTTCGCGACCGGCGTGTCTGATGTCGTCGATCCACGCGGTCGCACCGTTCGCCCATGCGGCGGCCGAATAGCGTGTGTGGGGGTCGGCGACGTCGATGCCGAAATGCGGCACGCACGCGCGCTCGGCGGCGGTCGGCTTGGCAGTGCCGATGTCGAAACCGCGGTAGACCTGCCGCGAATCGGCGCTCACGATGCCTAACGGCGCGCGGGCGGCGAGCGCCAGCACGAGCGCGCTCTTGCCCGCGCCCGTGGGGCCGGTGACGACGCGGAGCCTACCGGCGGCCAAAGCGCCGCTCGAGCTCGTCCCAGGACAGCTGCACGATGGTCGATCGGCCGTGCACGTCGTGCGCCGGGAGTGTCGTGCGGGCGAGCGCCGTGTAGAGCGCGCGCATTTCGTCGGGCGAGAGCGGGTCCCCGGCCTTGATCGCCGCCTTGCACGCGAGCGTCGCGGCGAGATGATCGTGGCGCGATGCGGCCGAGGGCGAGCGGTCGCCGGTGAGCGCGGCGAGCGTATCACGCAAGCAGCGCGGCGCATCGAAGCGCGGGTGCGGCATCGGGACGGCGCTCACGATGAGCGTGTGTCCGCCGAAGCCCTCGATCTCGAATCCGAGGCGCTCGAACAGGGCGCGATGCTCATCGAACGCGTCGCCCTCGGCAGGGCCGAGGTGCAGCGTGATCGGGAAGAGCAAGCGCTGCGACGGCGCTTCGCCTCGCTCCAGCGTCCGCACGAAGCGCTCGTACAGCACGCGCTCGTGCGCCGAATGCTGATCGATGAACACGATGCCGTCGTCGTGCTCGAAGGTGATGTACGTGCGGCGCACCTGCAGGAGCGGCGGCACGGGCACCGGGTCGGCGCGCGGCTCGGCCGGCGCGTCGGCCGTCGGCATGGCTCCGTTAGGCATGGGCGGCTCGGCGGCCGGCGCGAAGGCCGGCGCCCGCAGCACGTCCCGATCGACCGGCACGCCCGGCGCGAAGGCCGGCGGCCAGGCGCCGCCCCGGCCGCCGAACGTCGCCGCGCTCGATCCGGTGCCGAGCGCGCGCCGAACGGCGTGCTCCACGACGCGTTCGGTGGGCCAGCGGTCCCGAAACCGCACTTCCGCCTTGGCCGGGTGCACGTTGACGTCGAGGCCGTCGTTAGGCACCGTGAGCTCGAGCAGCAGCGTCGGCCGCAACCCCGCGGGAATGGTGGAGCGGTAGGCGGCCTCCGCGGCGCGCACCAGGCCCGCATCGCGGATCGCGCGGCCGTTCACCGAGACGAAGAGCCGGCGGCTCGCCGTGCCGACATCGGCCGGACGCTCGACCAGTCCGGCGACGCGCACCTCGCCGCTCACGTCGTCCACATCCACCAGACGCTCGGCGAACGATGCGCCCCACAGCGCGCCGACGCGCGCGCGCAGCGTCGGCGCCGGCGGCAAGCCTAACACATTGCGGCCATCGTGGATCACGGTGACGCGCACGTCGCGACGCGTCAGCGCCAGCATCGTGAGCACGTCCACGATGCCCCGCCACTCCGAGCGCGCCGAACGCAAAAAACGTTGGCGCGCCGGGGCGTTGTAGAAAAGCCGCTCGACCGTGACCGACGTCCCGCGGCGGCGCGCCGCGTCGCTCACATCCGGCAACGACCCGCCCGACATCGTGATGCGCGTCCCCGCACCGTCGACGGCAGCCGTGTCGATCTCGAGCTGCGATACCGACGCGATGGCCGGCAACGCCTCACCGCGAAAGCCGAAGCTCGCGACGCCCACCAGGTCCTCCGACTGGCGGATCTTCGACGTCGCGTGACGCGCCAGCGCGAGCAACGCATCGTCGCGCTCCATCCCGCAGCCGTCATCGGCCACGCGGATTTTCACGCGGCCGCCGTCTTCGCACGTGACGTCGATGGAATGCGCGCCGGCATCGAGCGCGTTCTCGACCAGCTCCTTCACCACCGATGCCGGCCGCTCCACCACCTCGCCGGCAGCGATCTGATCGACCACCGTGTTGTCGAGGATGGTGATGCGCGGCATGCAGAAAGCTATGAGTGCCGCGGGAACAGCGTCAATTGCGCGCGAGCGAGGTGAGGTCGTCCGACTCGGCCCAACCGTGGCGTCCACCATCGGTGGTGACGCGCGCCCAGGGGCCTTCGCGTTCGACGACGCGCGCGATTTCACCGGGACGCAGCGTTGTCGAGCGATCGGAGGCGAGGGCCGGCAGGTCGTGCAGCGGCGCGTCCTCCGTCACGACAACGAGGTCGCGGCCGGCGAGTCGCGCATCGACAGCCGCGGCGAGCGCACCGAGCACAATGGCGACCGTCAGCGCGCCGACGATGAGCGGACGCGCGCCCGCCAATTTTCGGCGACGAGCGAGATACCAGCCCATGGCGACCCAGGCCGCGATCCAGAGCGCCGCGGCGACGAGCGCGATCGGTGCCGGCGGGACCGCCGGCACCGCGCCGAGTCCGCTCGCCGCTCCCAGGATTTCGAGACGATCCCGCACGTCGGAGGCAAGCGGTTCGATGCGCAGCGCGCGCTGCCAGCCAAGCGCCGCTCCGGCCGTATCACCAGCGCTGAATGCGGCGGTGCCGAAATTGGCCCAC
Above is a window of Gemmatimonadaceae bacterium DNA encoding:
- a CDS encoding undecaprenyl-diphosphate phosphatase, yielding MTLFQAIVLGIIQGLSEFLPISSSAHLALTPWLLHWPEPGLSFDVALHTGTLVAVLGYFRDEWIRLARAAWEIVTTRTVATESQRRVVLLVIATIPGGIAGLALDKYAETTFRAPALIAWAMIILGVLLWLADRGAREVRTLHDMNWRDALLIGIAQIFALIPGVSRSGSTITAGLADRFDRESAAVFSFLMSMPIIAAAAILKVPHVLHEQGLSAPLVAGVLASAISGWLAIAALLRYVTRRSYGIFALYRVLAGVAVLLIVHYRG
- a CDS encoding UbiA family prenyltransferase, with product MRARLANALLRLARWPNVALAASGVAFGAWWVGWGPGERIALAAVGAACLTVTANVWNDIADIEIDRLAHPDRPLPSGRLSTRAARAIATTAGVLGVALEAAALPELGALSVAVVALMYAYSPWIKRAGLLGNVVVAVLASLPFLYGAWAVGRPRGAISLVIIAVPLHLAREVAKDLEDAPADAGSRRTLPVSAGVSVAVAVLSVASLAFLLLLLPFVAARPWFAAAVLPAAALVLYAVGIAVRGHRGSPLVFKLAMICAMAAFLTIRP
- the bshA gene encoding N-acetyl-alpha-D-glucosaminyl L-malate synthase BshA, encoding MKIGITCYPTYGGSGAVATDLGIALAERGHEVHFITYQQPFRLPAFLPRIFFHEVDVVRYPLFEYPPYDLALAVRMHQVVQEHRLDILHAHYAIPHATSAWIAKEMLENDDVDVRIITTLHGTDITLVGQDPSFQTITKFSIERSDGLTAVSQFLKHETYKAFGCTGCAVEVIHNFVDPVLYNRASHSPQLREQLGSNGDRAVVMHVSNFRPVKRVRDIVQIFARIRRERPAVLVMVGDGPERTSAEQEARDLNVQDDTYFLGKIDVVAPLLASADLFLLPSQSESFGLSALEALSCGVPVVASRVGGIPEVVTDGVTGVLRDVGDVDGMAAASLELLGDRVRWQQMSAAAAADARRRFARDDMVARYEAFYARTIG
- the miaA gene encoding tRNA (adenosine(37)-N6)-dimethylallyltransferase MiaA, translating into MAAGRLRVVTGPTGAGKSALVLALAARAPLGIVSADSRQVYRGFDIGTAKPTAAERACVPHFGIDVADPHTRYSAAAWANGATAWIDDIRHAGREPVVVGGTGFYVRALTSPLFLEPELDVRRRQDIAKHLRTLRLQELQRWCTALDPARAGLGRAQLERAIEVALLTGIPLSEWHRTAPGAKPLRARYLVVDPGPALGPMLAARLDAMLAGGWPDEARALDAGVSAAAPAWNATGYAAVRSLARGELGMAAAREQILIATRQYAKRQRTWIRNQLSPDDVTRIDPRDPDALDRALAWWHDAREGMG
- the mutL gene encoding DNA mismatch repair endonuclease MutL — encoded protein: MPRITILDNTVVDQIAAGEVVERPASVVKELVENALDAGAHSIDVTCEDGGRVKIRVADDGCGMERDDALLALARHATSKIRQSEDLVGVASFGFRGEALPAIASVSQLEIDTAAVDGAGTRITMSGGSLPDVSDAARRRGTSVTVERLFYNAPARQRFLRSARSEWRGIVDVLTMLALTRRDVRVTVIHDGRNVLGLPPAPTLRARVGALWGASFAERLVDVDDVSGEVRVAGLVERPADVGTASRRLFVSVNGRAIRDAGLVRAAEAAYRSTIPAGLRPTLLLELTVPNDGLDVNVHPAKAEVRFRDRWPTERVVEHAVRRALGTGSSAATFGGRGGAWPPAFAPGVPVDRDVLRAPAFAPAAEPPMPNGAMPTADAPAEPRADPVPVPPLLQVRRTYITFEHDDGIVFIDQHSAHERVLYERFVRTLERGEAPSQRLLFPITLHLGPAEGDAFDEHRALFERLGFEIEGFGGHTLIVSAVPMPHPRFDAPRCLRDTLAALTGDRSPSAASRHDHLAATLACKAAIKAGDPLSPDEMRALYTALARTTLPAHDVHGRSTIVQLSWDELERRFGRR